In Pseudoduganella albidiflava, a single window of DNA contains:
- a CDS encoding mandelate racemase family protein, protein MKIERVQGTIFNYPSRRSVDSAGHAHPGPEKNVQMAMLTITADNGARGYAFGPVEVVRPHVLEAYVRKVLVGQDPFDRERLWQDLVHWQRGSAGQLTDRALAVVEQALWDLAGRALGVPVYKLLGGYRDKVPAYGSTMCGDELEGGLSTPEEYAAFAEKLVARGYKAIKVHTWMPPVSFAPSPAMDIRACAAVREAVGPDIALMLDGYHWYSRGEALAIGRALEKLDYAWFEEMMNEQSIASYAWLANQLDIPIVGPETISGKHHSRADWVQAGACDILRAGVPGVGGITPTMKVAALADAFGMDCEVHGNGAANLTVVAAIKNCRWYERGLLHPFLDYDVPPAYLHRLPDPMDADGFVHLSQEPGLGEDIDFEYIAANTVQSY, encoded by the coding sequence ATGAAAATCGAACGTGTACAAGGCACCATTTTCAACTATCCGAGCAGGCGCAGTGTCGACAGCGCCGGCCATGCGCATCCCGGTCCCGAGAAGAACGTGCAGATGGCCATGCTGACGATCACCGCCGACAATGGCGCCCGCGGCTACGCGTTCGGCCCGGTCGAGGTGGTCCGTCCCCATGTGCTGGAAGCCTATGTGCGCAAGGTGCTGGTCGGGCAGGACCCGTTCGACCGCGAGCGCCTGTGGCAGGACCTGGTGCACTGGCAGCGCGGCAGCGCGGGGCAGCTGACCGACCGCGCACTGGCGGTGGTGGAACAGGCACTGTGGGACCTGGCCGGCCGCGCGCTGGGCGTGCCGGTGTACAAGCTGCTGGGCGGCTACCGCGACAAGGTGCCGGCCTACGGCAGCACGATGTGCGGCGACGAACTGGAAGGCGGCCTGTCCACGCCCGAGGAATATGCCGCCTTCGCGGAAAAGCTGGTGGCGCGCGGCTACAAGGCGATCAAGGTGCATACCTGGATGCCACCGGTATCGTTCGCGCCCAGCCCGGCCATGGACATCAGGGCTTGCGCGGCGGTGCGCGAGGCGGTCGGCCCCGATATCGCGCTGATGCTGGACGGCTATCACTGGTACAGCCGCGGCGAAGCGCTGGCCATCGGCCGCGCCCTGGAAAAGCTCGATTACGCCTGGTTCGAGGAAATGATGAACGAGCAGAGCATCGCATCCTACGCCTGGCTGGCCAACCAGCTCGACATACCGATCGTCGGCCCGGAAACCATCTCCGGCAAGCATCACAGCCGCGCCGACTGGGTGCAGGCCGGCGCCTGCGACATCCTGCGCGCCGGCGTGCCGGGAGTAGGGGGCATCACGCCGACCATGAAGGTGGCGGCGCTGGCGGACGCCTTCGGCATGGACTGCGAAGTGCACGGCAACGGCGCGGCCAACCTGACGGTGGTGGCGGCGATCAAGAACTGCCGCTGGTACGAGCGCGGCCTGCTGCATCCCTTCCTCGACTACGATGTGCCGCCGGCCTACCTGCACCGCCTGCCCGATCCGATGGACGCCGACGGCTTCGTGCACCTGTCCCAGGAGCCGGGCCTGGGCGAGGACATCGACTTCGAGTACATCGCCGCCAACACCGTGCAATCCTACTAG
- a CDS encoding TonB-dependent receptor plug domain-containing protein gives MHHSHHPVPRRLALSAIALAVAALAGQAAAQEAVQEAAQATQESAQATQQATGATAAQQAAPVATGEVIKVEVTGSTIKRVAGEMALPVSSVKADDIASAALTTVADLAVSLPSSATNAPSSAGAGTNMNMRGIGINRTLVLLNGRRMVNEPLSNGFVNVDLIPISALNRVEVLRDGASSTYGTDAMGGVVNFLTRRSYKGLELTGQVVRPEASGGGREHRVSVLGGIGDLAADGWNVYATVDVHKRSKLESADRPELTNPALLASLGIAPKAASGTYAWPANVFSPSTGITGNPYYASGCLPPYSVPATRNTCIQDANYVLALPANAQAHFFAKGSIKLPGDHLVTAELLHAKEHIETQKPPTTTVGFNGAVARITPDSPYYPGGSAGVPAMAGINGSPLNVSWSVAELGPAIAKDEQKITRVVVTGEGTIGQWDYRLGGIYGRGKRDSYFVQGYLNGARLQAGVANGVLNPFGTQSAAGLEYLKSISADGGQIRHTTNRYYGTDLTLTRELMQLGGGAMTLALGAEYHRDANDDRALDGVIDVPYQNRLPSYAEGSRDISAVFAELDLPVTADLSFNVAARHDRYSDFGGTSNPKASFRWQPMKQLMFRGSASTGFRAPTLFDRYGYRLPGATSLSTSKWDDPVLCPGTMGMAGTGTAVPGANPLLVCNTALPIQQGSNPEVQPETSRNLTLGVVIEPVRNLMVMLDYYDIHVKDSIGQLAQNAIFTNTAKYADLFVRNPDGSLAYVRNTVDNLGDLRTAGIDVGLSYAFPKASYGQFKAALDGTYVTRFENQTEKDGPWISNLGRFGSVGSGNVSASPTYTFRWKHTLRLSWERGDWFSQLTQFYNTGYHDLNNVPAQFHRDIEPYSVWNMTVNYKGIKHVKVSLGISNLFDENPPVTNSNSTAYANNIASPIGRAYNARLTYEF, from the coding sequence ATGCATCACAGCCATCACCCGGTTCCGCGCCGGCTTGCCTTGAGCGCGATCGCGCTGGCGGTCGCGGCCCTTGCCGGCCAGGCCGCCGCGCAGGAAGCGGTACAGGAAGCCGCACAAGCCACGCAGGAGTCAGCGCAAGCCACGCAGCAAGCGACAGGAGCCACGGCGGCACAGCAAGCAGCGCCGGTAGCCACGGGCGAAGTCATCAAGGTCGAAGTCACGGGTTCCACGATCAAGCGCGTGGCTGGCGAAATGGCGCTGCCGGTCTCGTCCGTGAAGGCCGACGACATCGCCAGCGCGGCGCTGACCACCGTGGCCGACCTGGCGGTGTCGCTGCCGTCGAGCGCCACCAACGCGCCTTCGTCGGCCGGCGCGGGCACCAACATGAACATGCGCGGCATCGGCATCAACCGCACGCTGGTCCTGCTCAACGGCCGGCGCATGGTCAACGAGCCGCTCAGCAATGGCTTCGTCAACGTCGACCTGATTCCCATCAGCGCCCTGAACCGGGTCGAGGTCCTGCGCGATGGCGCGTCGTCCACCTACGGTACCGATGCCATGGGCGGCGTGGTCAACTTCCTGACCCGGCGCAGCTACAAGGGGCTGGAACTGACCGGGCAGGTGGTGCGGCCGGAAGCGTCGGGCGGCGGCCGCGAACACCGTGTCAGCGTGCTGGGCGGCATCGGCGACCTGGCGGCGGATGGCTGGAACGTGTATGCCACGGTGGACGTGCACAAGCGCAGCAAGCTGGAATCGGCCGACCGCCCGGAGCTGACCAACCCGGCACTGCTGGCCAGCCTGGGCATCGCGCCGAAGGCCGCCAGCGGCACCTATGCCTGGCCCGCCAACGTGTTCTCGCCCAGCACGGGCATTACCGGCAATCCGTACTATGCGAGCGGCTGCCTGCCTCCGTACTCGGTGCCGGCCACCCGCAACACATGCATCCAGGATGCCAATTACGTGCTGGCCCTGCCGGCCAACGCGCAGGCCCACTTCTTCGCCAAGGGCAGCATCAAGCTGCCGGGCGACCACCTGGTCACGGCCGAACTGCTGCATGCCAAGGAGCACATCGAAACCCAGAAGCCGCCCACCACCACGGTCGGCTTCAACGGCGCCGTGGCGCGCATCACGCCCGACAGCCCGTACTATCCGGGCGGCAGCGCCGGCGTGCCGGCCATGGCGGGGATCAACGGCTCGCCGCTGAACGTGTCGTGGAGCGTGGCCGAACTGGGCCCCGCCATCGCGAAGGACGAGCAGAAGATCACCCGCGTGGTGGTGACCGGCGAAGGCACCATCGGCCAGTGGGACTACCGGCTGGGCGGCATCTACGGCCGCGGCAAGCGCGATTCGTATTTCGTGCAGGGCTACCTGAACGGCGCCAGGCTGCAGGCCGGCGTGGCGAACGGCGTACTGAATCCGTTCGGCACGCAGAGCGCGGCCGGCCTGGAATACCTGAAGAGCATCTCGGCGGACGGCGGCCAGATCCGCCATACCACCAACCGCTACTACGGCACCGACCTCACGCTCACGCGCGAGCTGATGCAGCTGGGCGGCGGCGCCATGACGCTGGCGCTGGGTGCCGAATACCACCGGGACGCGAACGACGACCGCGCGCTCGATGGCGTGATCGACGTGCCGTACCAGAACCGCCTGCCCAGCTATGCCGAGGGCAGCCGCGATATCTCGGCGGTGTTCGCCGAACTCGACCTGCCGGTGACGGCGGACCTGAGCTTCAACGTGGCGGCGCGCCACGATCGCTATTCCGACTTCGGCGGCACCAGCAATCCCAAGGCCAGCTTCCGCTGGCAGCCCATGAAGCAGCTGATGTTCCGCGGCTCGGCCAGCACGGGCTTCCGCGCGCCGACGCTGTTCGACCGGTATGGCTACCGGCTGCCCGGCGCCACCTCGCTCTCCACCAGCAAGTGGGACGATCCGGTGCTGTGCCCGGGCACCATGGGCATGGCCGGCACCGGCACGGCGGTCCCCGGCGCCAACCCGCTGCTGGTCTGCAACACGGCCCTGCCGATCCAGCAGGGCAGCAATCCGGAAGTGCAGCCGGAAACCTCGCGCAACCTCACGCTGGGCGTGGTGATCGAGCCGGTGCGCAACCTGATGGTGATGCTGGACTACTACGACATCCACGTGAAGGACAGCATCGGCCAGCTGGCGCAGAACGCCATCTTCACCAACACCGCGAAGTACGCCGACCTGTTCGTGCGCAATCCGGACGGCTCGCTGGCCTACGTGAGGAACACGGTCGACAACCTGGGCGACCTGCGCACCGCCGGCATCGACGTGGGGCTGTCGTATGCGTTCCCGAAGGCTTCGTACGGGCAGTTCAAGGCCGCGCTGGACGGCACCTACGTGACCCGCTTTGAAAACCAGACCGAGAAGGATGGCCCGTGGATCTCCAACCTGGGCCGCTTCGGTTCCGTCGGCTCGGGCAATGTCAGTGCCAGCCCCACGTATACGTTCCGCTGGAAGCACACGCTGCGCCTGTCGTGGGAGCGTGGCGACTGGTTCAGCCAGCTGACCCAGTTCTACAACACCGGCTATCACGACCTGAACAACGTGCCGGCGCAGTTCCACCGCGATATCGAGCCCTATTCGGTGTGGAACATGACCGTCAACTACAAGGGGATCAAGCACGTCAAGGTATCGCTGGGCATCAGCAACCTGTTCGACGAGAATCCTCCCGTCACCAATTCGAATTCCACCGCGTACGCCAACAATATCGCCAGCCCGATCGGCCGTGCCTACAACGCGCGCCTGACGTACGAGTTCTGA
- a CDS encoding FadR/GntR family transcriptional regulator has product MPPMDNHLPPRHAKPRNLAHAVISYVTDLIRDGRIVPGEKVPSEAEIIQALGVSRSVVREAMSQLQATGVVETRQGKGTFVLDRSVQPMGLQVPAEMRQHDVLAILELRLSLETESAGLAARRRSEQQLARIRAALDIFLAQCDEGRNNAANDTEFHLSIAQASGNTYLYDVLSHLSKELLPRARALLSDLPRDTPDVFIERVRREHEDIYGAIARQDAESARAAMHTHLNNSRERLRRALEAHAART; this is encoded by the coding sequence ATGCCACCCATGGATAACCACCTGCCGCCACGCCACGCGAAACCCCGCAACCTGGCCCACGCCGTCATCAGCTATGTCACCGACCTGATCCGCGACGGCAGGATCGTTCCCGGGGAAAAAGTGCCCTCGGAGGCGGAGATCATCCAGGCGCTGGGCGTGAGCCGGTCCGTGGTGAGGGAAGCCATGTCGCAGCTGCAGGCGACCGGCGTGGTGGAAACGCGGCAGGGCAAGGGCACCTTCGTGCTCGATCGCAGCGTGCAGCCGATGGGGCTGCAGGTGCCGGCGGAGATGCGCCAGCACGATGTGCTGGCCATCCTGGAACTGCGCCTCAGCCTGGAGACCGAGTCCGCCGGCCTGGCGGCGCGGCGCCGCAGCGAGCAGCAGCTGGCGCGCATCCGCGCAGCGTTGGACATCTTCCTGGCCCAATGCGACGAAGGCAGGAACAATGCCGCCAACGATACCGAGTTCCACCTTTCCATCGCCCAGGCCTCCGGCAACACGTATCTGTACGACGTGCTGAGCCACCTGAGCAAGGAATTGCTGCCGCGCGCGCGGGCCCTGCTCAGCGACCTGCCGCGCGATACGCCGGACGTGTTCATCGAACGCGTGCGGCGCGAACACGAAGATATCTATGGCGCGATCGCGCGCCAGGATGCCGAATCGGCGCGCGCTGCCATGCACACCCACCTGAACAACAGCCGCGAGCGGCTGCGGCGGGCGCTGGAG